The DNA segment AACAGGACAAGTTACTAAAGTCGAGGAAAAGCAAGTGTTAGTGGCTATTCAAGGCAGTAAACTTGATGGGATTATTCCAATTAGTGAGCTTTCAAGTCTGCATATTGAAAAAGCAACTGATGCTGTGTCAGAAGGTCAAGATTTAGAATTAGAAGTCTTAAAGGTTGAAGAAGAAGCACTAATCCTTTCAAAAAGAAAAGTAGATGCTGAAAAGGCATGGGAAAACTTAGAAAAACAATTCCAAAGTGGCGAAGTATTTGAAACTGAAGTGAAGGATGTTGTAAAGGGTGGCCTTGTAGTTGACCTAGGCGTCCGTGGTTTTGTACCTGCCTCACTAGTGGAAGCACACTTTGTAGAGGATTTCAGCGATTATAAAGGACGTACACTTACTTTTAAAATTGTTGAACTCGATAAGGAAAAAAATCGTTTAATCCTCTCACACCGAGCTGTTGTAGAAGAAGAAAAAGGAAAACAAAAGCAAGATCGTATTGGAGCATTGCAAGTTGGCCAAGTAATCGAAGGTACGGTTCAAAGGATTACTGATTTCGGTGCTTTCGTCGATATTGGTGGTATTGATGGTCTTGTTCATATCTCCCAATTATCTTACGAACATGTTGATAAACCTACAGACGTTGTCCATGAGGGGCAAAAAGTTCAAGTGAAAGTGTTAAGTATTGATAGAGATAATGAAAGAATTTCCTTATCAATAAAAGAGACTTTACCTGGACCATGGTCAAACATTTCCGAAAAAGCACCAAAAGGAAGTATTTTAGATGGTGTAGTAAAAAGATTAGTATCTTATGGTGCTTTTGTAGAGGTGTTCCCTGGTGTAGAAGGACTTGTTCACATTTCTCAAATTGCACATAAGCATATTGGTACACCACACGAGGTACTAAAAGAAGGGCAAGAAGTAAAAGTAAAAGTGCTTGATGCAAATGAACAGGATCAAAGATTATCACTTAGTATTAAAGAACTGCTCGAGAAAGAGTTTGAAGAAAACTTTGATTATGAGCTTCCAGAAGAGTCAAAAGGCTTCCAATTAGGTGAAATGATTGGCGATAAATTAAAGAATCTAGGAAAATAATGGTGATATTAAGTGTCTAGATCGGAACGAAAATGGGATCACATTCGCTTTGCCCTTCAAAAAAGGCAAAACAGCTTACCTTTTTTTGATGATATTAAATTTATTCATCAAAGCTTACCAGATATCAGTGTGTCCGATGTACGATTAGACCACAAAATTGGCGAACTTTCTTTAAGTTCGCCAATTTTTATCAATGCGATGACTGGCGGCGGCGGTGAAAAAACGTATCGAATTAACCAAGAATTGGCGATGATAGCTAGCCAGATGGGATTAGCTATGGCAGTTGGTTCACAAATGTCTGCACTGAAAGATAAAAGTGAGCGGTTTACTTATGAAATCGTCCGAAAAGAGAATCCAAAGGGGATTCTTATAGCTAATCTCGGCAGTGAAGCAACAGTTGAAAATGCTAAAGCGGCAATTGATATGATTGAAGCAAATGCATTACAAATACATTTAAATGTTATTCAAGAATTAACCATGCCTGAGGGAGACCGAGATTTTTCAGGTGCCTTAAAAAGAATTGAAACCATTGTCGAACATGTTGATGTACCTGTAATTGTTAAAGAGGTTGGTTTTGGTATGGCTAAAGAAACGGTCCAATCCCTTATTTCTGTAGGGGTAGCTGCAGTGGATGTGGGAGGTGCCGGGGGAACGAATTTTGCGGAGATAGAAAATAAACGTAGAGAAAAAGCCCTGCCGTTTTTCCACCAATGGGGTATTCCAACACCGGTATCAATCATAGAAGCCTCTACTGTACATCAAGCATCAATTATAGGCTCTGGTGGGTTTTTATCAGCTAGTGATTTAGCAAAGGGGTTAGCCATCGGTGCGAACGCAATCGGATTTGCCGGACATTTTTTACGCATTCTTGTAGAAAATGGAATGGAATCCTTGTATAACGAAGTGGAATCCCTTCATTACGAGTTAAAATTGATTATGACTGCTTTAGGAGCTAATTCTATTTCAGACTTACAAAGAGCACCTCTCATGATTACAGGTGAAACCTTCCATTGGCTTAGCCAGAGGGGAATAGAAACGAAACGCTTTAGCCAGCGTTCGATATAATAAAGCTCTCGCATCTGCGAGAGCTTTTACTTTTTCTGTCTATCTTTTCCCGTCGTTTAGTCCCCTTGCTTCTTCCGGAGTGGATAGCTTTGTTGCGCCTGGATAGTGTAATGCCTGGTCACGATCAGATTCAACTCTTCCACTTTCTCTTAGTTTTTTTTCTTGGCGGTCTTTTCCCATGATTCACACCTCCTCTTAATAAGATGATACACATTGGAAATATTATTCGAGGAAGTATGAAAGTACATAAAGATTACCAATAATGAAAATAATAGGAGGTGTGTGGAAATGGAAGGAGCAATGTTTTATTGGATTTGTTGGTCATTTTGGGTGTACTTAACATTTATTTTAGATAAACATCATCCATATCGTTTGAAGCTTTCGGTATTCGTTCTAC comes from the Neobacillus sp. PS2-9 genome and includes:
- the fni gene encoding type 2 isopentenyl-diphosphate Delta-isomerase, encoding MSRSERKWDHIRFALQKRQNSLPFFDDIKFIHQSLPDISVSDVRLDHKIGELSLSSPIFINAMTGGGGEKTYRINQELAMIASQMGLAMAVGSQMSALKDKSERFTYEIVRKENPKGILIANLGSEATVENAKAAIDMIEANALQIHLNVIQELTMPEGDRDFSGALKRIETIVEHVDVPVIVKEVGFGMAKETVQSLISVGVAAVDVGGAGGTNFAEIENKRREKALPFFHQWGIPTPVSIIEASTVHQASIIGSGGFLSASDLAKGLAIGANAIGFAGHFLRILVENGMESLYNEVESLHYELKLIMTALGANSISDLQRAPLMITGETFHWLSQRGIETKRFSQRSI
- a CDS encoding YpzI family protein, producing the protein MGKDRQEKKLRESGRVESDRDQALHYPGATKLSTPEEARGLNDGKR
- the rpsA gene encoding 30S ribosomal protein S1; this encodes MTEELNQVEVKSFEVGDKVTGQVTKVEEKQVLVAIQGSKLDGIIPISELSSLHIEKATDAVSEGQDLELEVLKVEEEALILSKRKVDAEKAWENLEKQFQSGEVFETEVKDVVKGGLVVDLGVRGFVPASLVEAHFVEDFSDYKGRTLTFKIVELDKEKNRLILSHRAVVEEEKGKQKQDRIGALQVGQVIEGTVQRITDFGAFVDIGGIDGLVHISQLSYEHVDKPTDVVHEGQKVQVKVLSIDRDNERISLSIKETLPGPWSNISEKAPKGSILDGVVKRLVSYGAFVEVFPGVEGLVHISQIAHKHIGTPHEVLKEGQEVKVKVLDANEQDQRLSLSIKELLEKEFEENFDYELPEESKGFQLGEMIGDKLKNLGK